One window of the Sulfitobacter sp. HNIBRBA3233 genome contains the following:
- a CDS encoding acyl-CoA dehydrogenase family protein — translation MDLSYSDEEKAFRDEVRAFLDEKLPKDLQEKVRAGGDLQKDDMERWHAILNEKGWLAPNWPKKFGGAEWNAVQKHIFEEEAALAHAPRTVPFGLSMLAPVLQKFGSQEQCDYWLPRILSGEDWWCQGYSEPGAGSDLASLKTEAVLNDAGTHYIVNGQKTWTTLGQHANMIFCLVRTDKTVKQQEGISFLLIDMDTPGVEVRPIILLDGTHEVNEVWFTDVEVPVENLVGEENKGWTYAKYLLTHERTNIAGVGFSQAGLRAVKRIASQEMANGKPLIQNPHFAARVAQVEIDLMAMATTNLRIVSKAAAGTAPGVESSMLKVKGTIIRQEINDLARRAAGVFAMPFASEAIEGSNEALPDPLAAGPVASQYFNNRKLSIFGGSNEIQRSIIAKVTMGG, via the coding sequence ATGGATCTGAGCTATTCCGACGAAGAGAAGGCCTTCCGCGACGAGGTTCGCGCATTCCTTGACGAAAAGCTGCCAAAGGACCTTCAGGAGAAAGTCCGCGCCGGTGGCGATCTGCAAAAGGACGACATGGAACGCTGGCACGCGATCCTGAACGAAAAGGGCTGGCTGGCTCCCAACTGGCCCAAGAAGTTCGGCGGTGCCGAATGGAATGCCGTGCAAAAGCACATTTTCGAAGAAGAAGCCGCTCTTGCGCACGCCCCGCGCACCGTACCTTTCGGCCTGTCGATGCTGGCGCCGGTGCTGCAGAAATTCGGCAGTCAGGAACAGTGTGACTACTGGCTTCCCCGGATCCTGTCCGGTGAGGACTGGTGGTGCCAGGGCTATTCCGAGCCCGGCGCCGGGTCCGACCTTGCCTCGCTCAAGACCGAGGCCGTGCTGAACGACGCGGGCACGCATTACATCGTGAACGGTCAGAAAACCTGGACCACACTGGGCCAGCACGCCAACATGATCTTCTGCCTCGTGCGCACCGACAAGACGGTGAAGCAGCAGGAAGGCATCTCGTTCCTGCTGATCGACATGGACACGCCGGGCGTCGAAGTGCGCCCCATCATCCTGCTCGACGGCACCCACGAGGTGAACGAAGTCTGGTTCACGGATGTCGAAGTGCCCGTCGAGAACCTTGTCGGCGAAGAGAACAAGGGCTGGACCTATGCCAAGTATCTGCTGACCCACGAGCGCACGAACATCGCCGGTGTCGGCTTCAGCCAGGCCGGTCTGCGCGCGGTCAAGCGCATCGCGAGCCAGGAAATGGCGAACGGCAAGCCGTTGATCCAGAACCCGCATTTCGCCGCGCGTGTCGCGCAGGTGGAAATCGACCTGATGGCGATGGCAACCACCAACCTGCGCATCGTCTCGAAGGCGGCTGCGGGCACGGCGCCCGGGGTCGAATCCTCGATGCTGAAGGTGAAGGGCACGATCATCCGTCAGGAAATCAACGATCTGGCGCGCCGGGCTGCCGGTGTCTTCGCGATGCCCTTCGCGTCCGAGGCGATCGAAGGCAGCAACGAAGCACTGCCCGATCCGCTGGCCGCCGGGCCGGTGGCGTCGCAATATTTCAACAACCGCAAGCTGTCGATCTTCGGCGGATCCAACGAGATCCAGCGCAGCATCATTGCAAAAGTCACGATGGGAGGCTGA
- a CDS encoding class I adenylate-forming enzyme family protein → MERVEHLLADRVAQAPQNMAVSDHSGVAWTYADLDRASDAMAEQLRGAGVQPTDRVLLLVENCAAAVATLYGGWKIGAVVIPFNARQNAAEVDRVVAHATPAAIVATSAASPDAHAHAERLGCKEISGDFGTMMLVARASDPDPVLEDVAVLLYTTGTTGDPKGVMLTHSGMRFGGAASAKLREMTSDDIIYGALPISHVFGLVSVLTGCCVAGAHLRTEARFSAQKLYDAAMDGVTIIPAVPQMHALVMQYVKEMGLSKLGAPKLRYVSSGGAPLDPAWKRKAEAFYELPLQNGFGMTETTSGASATKNKTVGTDDVSVGPKTPGTELAIDDKAPGGNGNGEGEVLVRGPHVMKGYYRNPTETEKTLSADGWLRTGDLGKIDAEGNLHILGRSKELIIHGGFNVYPPEVEAAINDHPQVIQSAVVGRTKDGDEEVLAFVQVSEDDAPDIEDLRAFVKERLTAYKRPKHYVLSSSLPAAPTGKLLKHKMIDAFADQLP, encoded by the coding sequence ATGGAGCGTGTAGAGCATTTGCTGGCGGACCGCGTGGCGCAGGCCCCGCAGAACATGGCGGTGAGCGATCACAGCGGGGTCGCCTGGACCTACGCGGACCTGGACCGGGCGAGTGATGCAATGGCCGAGCAACTGCGCGGTGCGGGCGTTCAGCCCACCGACCGCGTGCTGTTGCTGGTCGAAAACTGCGCGGCGGCGGTCGCCACGCTCTATGGCGGCTGGAAGATCGGCGCGGTCGTGATCCCTTTCAACGCCCGCCAGAACGCCGCCGAAGTCGACCGTGTCGTGGCCCATGCCACGCCTGCGGCGATCGTCGCGACCTCTGCGGCGTCACCGGATGCGCATGCCCACGCCGAGCGTCTGGGCTGCAAGGAGATCTCCGGCGATTTTGGCACCATGATGCTGGTCGCGCGCGCGTCCGACCCCGATCCGGTGCTGGAGGATGTGGCGGTTCTTCTCTACACGACCGGGACGACCGGCGATCCGAAGGGCGTCATGCTCACCCATTCCGGGATGCGGTTCGGCGGAGCGGCTTCGGCGAAACTGCGGGAAATGACGTCGGATGACATCATCTATGGCGCACTGCCGATCAGCCATGTTTTCGGACTGGTGTCCGTGCTGACCGGGTGTTGTGTCGCGGGCGCGCATCTGCGGACCGAGGCGCGGTTCTCGGCGCAGAAGCTCTACGATGCGGCGATGGACGGGGTGACGATCATTCCCGCCGTCCCGCAAATGCACGCGCTGGTGATGCAATACGTCAAGGAAATGGGCCTGTCGAAGCTGGGCGCACCGAAGTTGCGCTATGTGTCCTCCGGCGGGGCGCCGCTGGATCCCGCGTGGAAACGCAAGGCCGAAGCCTTCTACGAACTGCCCCTCCAGAACGGTTTCGGCATGACCGAAACGACTTCGGGGGCATCGGCGACCAAAAATAAGACCGTTGGCACCGACGATGTGTCCGTCGGCCCCAAAACGCCCGGAACCGAACTGGCCATCGACGATAAGGCCCCGGGTGGCAATGGCAACGGAGAGGGCGAAGTGCTGGTGCGCGGGCCGCATGTGATGAAGGGCTATTACCGCAACCCGACTGAGACCGAGAAGACGCTGAGCGCGGATGGCTGGCTGCGGACCGGCGATCTGGGCAAGATCGACGCCGAGGGCAATCTGCATATCCTCGGGCGGTCCAAGGAGTTGATCATCCACGGTGGCTTCAACGTCTACCCGCCGGAGGTGGAAGCCGCGATCAACGATCACCCACAGGTGATCCAGTCGGCTGTCGTGGGCCGGACGAAAGACGGGGACGAGGAAGTGCTGGCCTTCGTTCAGGTCTCCGAAGATGACGCGCCGGACATCGAAGACCTGCGTGCATTCGTCAAGGAACGGCTGACCGCGTATAAGCGGCCCAAGCACTACGTGCTGTCGTCGTCGCTGCCCGCCGCCCCGACGGGCAAGTTGCTCAAGCACAAGATGATCGACGCATTCGCCGACCAACTGCCCTGA
- a CDS encoding 3-hydroxyacyl-CoA dehydrogenase NAD-binding domain-containing protein — translation MTEPVSYDTRDGVAILRIQNPPVNALSQAVRQGLSDAMDRAEADEAVKAVVIVGDGRAFIAGADISEFGKPPQEPFLPDLCTRIESSPKIVVASMHGVSLGGGLEVALGCHYRVAQPDARVGLPEVHLGILPGAGGTQRLPRLTGAEKAVEAITTGRHINAAEALELGLIDRIEEGDPQEVGVAYAMDLVSEGAARRPVSEMPAPAPMDWDATYDAVLKKGRGQISPATAVRAVQAASELPFDQGMKRERELFTELMDTDQRKGLIHAFFNERAVSNLPELKGVDPRPVQSIGVIGGGTMGAGIATAALLTGLNVVLIEMSDKAADAARERIAGNLAGALKRGKITQEKHDAMLTIALEISQNYDSLQDVDLVIEAVFEEMSVKKEVFGKLDAVCKPGCILASNTSYLDVNEIAASTLRPADVIGLHFFSPAHVMKLLEVVVADETAPDVVATGFALGKRLGKVSVRAGVCDGFIGNRILAVYRTAADHMVLDGASPYQIDKALVDFGFAMGPFAVGDLAGLDIGWATRKRKAPHRHPEERVPTYIDRLCEQGHFGQKTGEGYYIYEKGKRGGTPNPKVTKLIEEERADRGITPRDFTDEEIVRRYMCAMVNEAAKVVGEGIAKRPLDVDMVLLFGYGFPRYWGGPMKWADIQGLPNVLADIENYAKKDAWFWQPAPLLKELVADGRNFDDLNRAGSK, via the coding sequence ATGACCGAACCTGTCAGCTATGATACCCGCGATGGTGTTGCCATCCTGCGGATCCAGAACCCGCCGGTGAATGCGCTCAGCCAGGCCGTGCGTCAGGGCCTGAGCGACGCGATGGATCGCGCCGAGGCCGACGAGGCCGTGAAGGCCGTTGTGATCGTCGGCGACGGACGTGCCTTTATCGCCGGAGCCGACATCTCGGAGTTCGGAAAGCCGCCGCAGGAACCGTTCCTGCCGGACCTGTGCACCCGCATCGAATCCTCGCCGAAGATTGTCGTGGCCTCGATGCATGGCGTGTCGCTTGGCGGTGGGCTGGAAGTCGCGCTGGGCTGTCATTACCGCGTGGCCCAGCCGGATGCGCGCGTGGGTCTGCCCGAGGTGCACCTCGGCATCCTGCCCGGCGCGGGTGGCACCCAGCGTCTGCCGCGCCTTACTGGTGCCGAGAAGGCGGTCGAGGCGATCACGACAGGCCGCCACATCAACGCCGCCGAGGCGCTGGAGCTTGGCCTCATCGACCGGATCGAAGAGGGTGATCCGCAGGAAGTCGGCGTTGCCTACGCCATGGATCTGGTCAGCGAAGGTGCCGCGCGCCGTCCCGTGTCGGAAATGCCCGCGCCCGCCCCGATGGACTGGGACGCGACCTATGACGCGGTGCTGAAAAAGGGCCGCGGCCAGATCAGCCCGGCCACGGCGGTCCGCGCGGTACAGGCCGCGTCCGAGTTGCCGTTCGATCAGGGCATGAAACGCGAGCGCGAGCTGTTCACGGAGCTGATGGATACCGACCAGCGCAAGGGCCTGATCCATGCATTCTTCAACGAGCGTGCGGTTTCGAACCTTCCCGAACTGAAGGGTGTTGACCCGCGTCCGGTGCAATCCATCGGCGTGATCGGCGGCGGCACCATGGGGGCGGGTATCGCCACTGCGGCGCTGCTGACCGGCCTGAATGTCGTGCTGATCGAAATGTCCGACAAGGCCGCGGATGCCGCGCGCGAAAGGATCGCCGGCAACCTTGCCGGTGCGCTGAAGCGCGGGAAGATCACGCAGGAAAAGCACGACGCGATGCTGACCATCGCACTCGAGATCAGCCAGAACTACGACAGCCTGCAAGACGTCGATCTGGTGATCGAGGCGGTCTTCGAAGAGATGTCCGTCAAGAAGGAAGTGTTCGGCAAGCTCGACGCGGTGTGCAAACCGGGCTGCATCCTCGCCTCCAACACCTCCTATCTGGACGTGAACGAGATCGCGGCAAGCACGTTGCGCCCGGCGGATGTGATCGGTCTGCATTTCTTCTCGCCTGCGCATGTAATGAAGCTGCTCGAGGTGGTCGTGGCCGATGAGACGGCGCCCGACGTGGTCGCCACCGGCTTTGCTCTGGGCAAGCGGCTGGGCAAGGTGTCGGTGCGCGCGGGCGTCTGCGACGGTTTTATCGGCAACCGGATTCTCGCGGTCTACCGGACGGCTGCGGATCATATGGTTCTGGACGGCGCATCGCCCTACCAGATCGACAAGGCGCTGGTGGATTTCGGTTTCGCCATGGGCCCCTTCGCGGTCGGCGATCTGGCCGGTCTGGACATCGGCTGGGCCACGCGCAAGCGCAAGGCACCCCATCGCCACCCCGAAGAGCGTGTGCCGACCTATATCGACCGGCTGTGCGAGCAGGGCCATTTCGGCCAGAAAACCGGCGAAGGCTATTACATCTACGAAAAGGGCAAGCGCGGCGGAACGCCCAACCCCAAGGTCACCAAGCTGATCGAGGAAGAGCGCGCCGACCGCGGAATTACGCCACGTGATTTCACCGACGAAGAGATTGTCAGGCGCTATATGTGTGCCATGGTGAACGAAGCCGCGAAGGTCGTCGGTGAAGGCATCGCCAAGCGTCCGCTGGACGTCGATATGGTGCTGCTCTTCGGATACGGCTTCCCGCGCTACTGGGGCGGCCCGATGAAATGGGCCGACATCCAGGGCCTGCCGAACGTACTGGCGGACATCGAGAATTACGCAAAGAAGGACGCGTGGTTCTGGCAACCCGCCCCGCTTTTGAAAGAGCTTGTGGCCGATGGACGCAACTTTGATGATTTGAACCGTGCCGGGTCTAAGTGA
- a CDS encoding acyl-CoA dehydrogenase family protein — protein sequence MNFELTEERQMLQDTLRRFLRDRYDTATRNKILESDSGFSSDIWNELAELGVIGALFTEEQGGFGGKGFDIAVVFEELGRAGVVEPFLDTAVLAGGLIADLGNDDQQAHIEEIIGGGLQLAFAHGEPNSRYDLNRVNTSATVKGDEIVISGRKSVVINAENADMLVVSARESGGEYDADGISLFLVPKDAAGMTLQGYALLAGGRAAEVTFDDVTVPASARLGEAGKAAPAIETRTAYANVAQTAETLGAMETACRLTKDYMLQRKQFGRPIATFQALAHRMADLLIELEQARSAVILAAGHLESERGNRERNISATKNLIGRVGRLVGEESIQLHGGIAMTQEYELAHIAKRIVMADHRFGDVDHHLERFIELSAA from the coding sequence ATGAATTTCGAACTTACAGAAGAGCGGCAAATGCTGCAGGACACGCTCCGGCGGTTCCTGCGGGACCGCTACGACACCGCCACCCGCAACAAGATCCTCGAAAGCGACAGCGGTTTTTCCAGCGACATCTGGAACGAACTGGCCGAGCTGGGCGTGATCGGCGCGCTCTTCACCGAAGAGCAGGGCGGCTTCGGCGGCAAGGGCTTTGACATCGCAGTGGTGTTCGAAGAACTGGGCCGCGCGGGCGTTGTCGAGCCTTTCCTCGACACCGCCGTTCTGGCCGGTGGCCTGATCGCCGATCTGGGCAACGACGACCAGCAGGCCCATATCGAAGAGATCATCGGCGGCGGTCTGCAACTGGCCTTTGCGCACGGTGAACCCAACAGCCGCTATGATCTGAATCGCGTCAACACATCCGCCACCGTGAAGGGCGACGAGATCGTGATCTCGGGCCGCAAGTCGGTGGTGATCAACGCCGAGAACGCCGATATGCTGGTCGTCTCGGCGCGCGAAAGCGGCGGAGAGTACGATGCCGACGGCATTTCGCTTTTCCTCGTGCCAAAGGACGCGGCGGGCATGACCCTGCAGGGCTACGCACTGCTGGCCGGTGGCCGCGCGGCGGAAGTCACCTTCGACGATGTGACCGTTCCTGCCTCTGCCCGTCTGGGCGAGGCCGGCAAGGCCGCACCGGCGATCGAAACCCGCACCGCCTACGCCAATGTCGCGCAAACGGCAGAGACGCTCGGCGCGATGGAGACAGCTTGCCGTCTGACAAAGGACTACATGCTGCAGCGCAAGCAGTTCGGTCGGCCCATCGCCACGTTCCAGGCGCTCGCGCACCGTATGGCCGATCTGCTGATCGAGCTTGAGCAGGCGCGTTCCGCGGTCATCCTTGCCGCCGGGCACCTCGAGAGCGAGCGCGGCAACCGCGAGCGCAATATTTCGGCGACGAAGAACCTGATCGGCCGCGTTGGCCGGCTGGTGGGCGAGGAATCGATCCAGCTGCACGGCGGCATCGCCATGACGCAGGAATACGAGCTTGCCCATATCGCCAAGCGCATCGTGATGGCCGACCACCGGTTCGGCGATGTAGACCACCATCTGGAGCGTTTCATTGAACTCTCCGCTGCCTGA
- a CDS encoding ABC transporter ATP-binding protein: MPLLEVTSLSIGFGAAPAVVDGVSFSMECGETLALVGESGSGKTLTCRSILRLLPANGQLRGGSIRFQHGDESVDMLNASERTLRGLRGDRISMIFQEPMRALSPLHRLGDQVSEVLHLHGSITAAEAKKRVLAQFERVGFADPERAWRSYPFEMSGGMRQRAMIAMAMVTRPDLLIADEPTTALDVTTQAQVLGLIKDLQRETGMAVILVTHDLGVVANMADRVVVMNGGRVMERGSAAEVLGAPEHGYTRKLFAAAPLIPAQTQPVPPAPHTDLILDIRDVSKTFTLKSGGWRKPMQVVACRDVSLQVPRGKTLAVVGESGSGKTTCARIALGAITPDPGGEVLFRARGGADPIHVQDMSPRVRRAFQREAQMVFQDPYSSLSPRMRVQGALTEPMEIHGIGTAADRREKAAEMIRMVGLSPDMLLRYPHAFSGGQRQRLSIARALTLDPQLLVCDEPTSALDVSVQDQILTLLEDIRERAGLSYLFISHDLAVVARIADEVAVMRAGVVVEQAPPQTLFHNPQHPYTRALIAAQPEPDIARPIDLDLVAKGAGAPSGWPERFRFDGATAPALRELEPGHKVRCHA, encoded by the coding sequence ATGCCACTTCTGGAAGTTACATCGCTGAGTATCGGATTCGGCGCCGCACCCGCGGTTGTCGACGGCGTCAGCTTCTCGATGGAATGCGGGGAAACGCTGGCGCTGGTCGGCGAATCGGGGTCGGGAAAGACGCTGACCTGCCGGTCGATCCTGCGGCTTTTGCCTGCCAACGGCCAGCTGCGCGGCGGCAGCATCCGGTTTCAGCACGGCGACGAGAGCGTCGACATGCTGAACGCGTCGGAACGCACCTTGCGGGGGCTGCGCGGTGACCGCATTTCGATGATCTTTCAGGAGCCGATGCGGGCGCTGTCGCCGCTGCACAGGCTGGGCGATCAGGTGTCCGAAGTGCTCCACCTGCACGGCAGTATCACTGCGGCAGAGGCCAAGAAACGCGTGCTCGCTCAATTTGAAAGAGTAGGCTTTGCCGATCCGGAACGGGCGTGGCGCAGCTATCCTTTCGAGATGTCGGGCGGGATGCGCCAGCGCGCGATGATCGCCATGGCCATGGTCACGCGCCCCGATCTGCTGATTGCCGACGAACCGACGACTGCGCTGGATGTCACCACGCAGGCGCAGGTGCTGGGCCTTATCAAGGATCTACAGCGTGAAACCGGGATGGCCGTGATTCTCGTAACCCACGATCTGGGCGTCGTGGCCAACATGGCAGATCGCGTGGTGGTGATGAACGGCGGGCGGGTGATGGAGCGCGGCAGCGCGGCCGAGGTGCTGGGCGCGCCGGAACACGGCTACACCCGCAAGCTTTTCGCCGCAGCGCCGCTGATACCCGCGCAGACGCAACCGGTGCCGCCTGCCCCCCATACGGATCTGATTCTCGACATCCGCGATGTGTCCAAGACGTTCACGTTGAAATCGGGCGGATGGCGCAAGCCGATGCAGGTTGTCGCCTGCCGCGATGTCAGTCTGCAGGTGCCGCGCGGCAAGACCCTTGCGGTGGTCGGCGAAAGCGGCTCCGGAAAGACGACCTGCGCGCGCATCGCATTGGGCGCCATAACCCCCGATCCCGGCGGAGAGGTTCTGTTCCGCGCGCGCGGCGGCGCCGATCCGATCCATGTGCAGGATATGTCGCCACGGGTGCGACGGGCATTCCAGCGCGAGGCGCAGATGGTGTTCCAGGACCCCTATTCGTCACTCAGCCCGCGCATGCGCGTACAGGGCGCGCTGACCGAGCCGATGGAAATCCACGGGATCGGCACCGCCGCCGACCGCCGCGAAAAGGCCGCCGAGATGATCCGCATGGTCGGCCTGTCGCCGGACATGTTGCTTCGATACCCGCACGCGTTTTCCGGCGGCCAGCGGCAAAGGCTGTCGATCGCCCGCGCGCTGACGCTCGATCCGCAGCTTCTGGTCTGCGACGAGCCGACGAGCGCGCTGGACGTTTCGGTGCAGGACCAGATCCTGACGCTGCTCGAGGACATCCGCGAGCGCGCGGGGCTCAGCTATCTGTTCATCAGCCACGATCTGGCAGTCGTGGCGCGGATCGCGGACGAGGTGGCGGTGATGCGCGCCGGTGTCGTGGTCGAACAGGCCCCGCCGCAGACGTTGTTCCACAATCCGCAGCATCCCTACACCCGCGCCCTGATAGCGGCGCAGCCCGAACCCGACATCGCCCGCCCTATTGACCTCGATCTTGTCGCCAAGGGCGCGGGCGCGCCGTCGGGATGGCCCGAGCGGTTCCGCTTCGACGGGGCAACTGCACCGGCATTGCGGGAACTTGAACCGGGGCATAAGGTACGGTGCCATGCTTGA
- a CDS encoding oxepin-CoA hydrolase, alternative type gives MSARLEDAGDRLIVWNGNTEKRGALSPELYATILEACEKAADPRIRSVILTSEGPFFCAGGDLTVLIARQGMPEEERRAGIEGLHDVIRAMRNCPVPIIAAVEGGAAGAGLSFAMACDIIVAAKGAKFVAAYVKAGLVPDGGLTAHLARAIPRQLTMEMCLLGQTVFAERMFDLGVVNALTDVGGTMDVATGYADRFAAGPRVAQGMIRSMVAQAYDGTEAEQLDVERDAMGFATGAPEAGEGIAAFLEKRAPNYG, from the coding sequence ATGAGTGCACGGCTCGAAGACGCGGGCGATCGGCTGATCGTCTGGAACGGAAACACCGAAAAGCGCGGCGCGCTGTCGCCCGAGCTCTATGCCACGATCCTAGAGGCCTGCGAGAAGGCCGCCGATCCGCGCATCCGGTCGGTCATCCTGACGTCGGAAGGGCCGTTCTTCTGCGCGGGCGGTGATCTGACCGTGCTGATCGCCCGTCAGGGCATGCCCGAAGAAGAGCGCCGCGCGGGTATCGAAGGCCTGCACGATGTGATCCGCGCCATGCGCAACTGCCCGGTCCCGATCATCGCCGCCGTCGAAGGCGGCGCCGCGGGGGCCGGTCTGAGTTTTGCGATGGCCTGCGACATCATCGTCGCGGCCAAGGGCGCGAAATTCGTCGCTGCCTACGTGAAGGCCGGGCTGGTGCCCGACGGCGGTCTGACCGCCCATCTGGCGCGCGCCATACCGCGGCAGTTGACCATGGAGATGTGTCTGCTGGGCCAGACCGTTTTCGCCGAGCGCATGTTCGATCTGGGCGTGGTCAACGCATTGACGGATGTGGGCGGCACGATGGATGTTGCAACAGGCTACGCAGACCGCTTTGCCGCGGGTCCGCGTGTGGCGCAGGGCATGATCCGGTCGATGGTCGCACAGGCCTACGACGGGACCGAGGCAGAACAACTCGACGTCGAGCGTGACGCGATGGGCTTTGCCACCGGCGCGCCCGAAGCGGGAGAGGGCATCGCGGCCTTTTTGGAAAAACGAGCACCGAACTACGGCTGA
- a CDS encoding PaaI family thioesterase, with translation MNSPLPEEEACLIRDETGTQKLVGYIVDVSDPAHGRCHLLVDERHLNRHGALHGGIAVTLLDNASGTTGSLTVDASGKAPFLTVSMNTQFVGSGRAGWMTATGSITGGGRSLVFIDAELRHEDGTLVAKSTGVFKRVPQEKLA, from the coding sequence TTGAACTCTCCGCTGCCTGAAGAAGAAGCCTGTCTCATCCGCGATGAGACAGGCACGCAAAAGCTGGTCGGATACATCGTCGATGTGTCCGATCCGGCCCACGGAAGATGCCACCTTCTGGTGGATGAACGCCACCTGAACCGCCACGGTGCACTGCACGGTGGCATAGCGGTCACGCTGCTTGACAATGCGTCGGGCACGACTGGATCGCTGACGGTCGATGCAAGCGGCAAGGCGCCGTTTTTGACGGTGTCGATGAATACACAGTTCGTCGGATCGGGCCGCGCGGGATGGATGACGGCCACCGGCAGCATTACGGGCGGCGGCCGCAGTCTGGTCTTTATCGACGCCGAGCTGCGGCACGAAGACGGCACACTGGTTGCCAAATCAACGGGCGTGTTCAAGCGCGTCCCACAGGAGAAACTCGCATGA
- a CDS encoding IclR family transcriptional regulator yields the protein MTDQSSDRKFANTLARGLAVLRAFRASDNGLTHAQISERTDLPKPTISRLTYTLCELGYLSHGGRNDRFRLGPAAIVLGAVANQAVRFVDQVDEAMQRLANDTGTLALIAVRDGDRMMLVRTWRPETASTIWLEPGHRIPMNSSSSGLAFLAALDDERFEALEPSDELRGFRNDGYSQLVGRGFAIVPDEARFATTVNAVSVPYFAEEFGEAVAFTCGALPENLTRDRMMHDVGPVLHKLVQGLERRSGRASALVRRG from the coding sequence ATGACAGACCAGTCATCGGACCGGAAATTCGCCAATACCCTCGCGCGGGGGCTGGCTGTCCTGCGCGCATTCCGTGCCAGCGACAACGGTCTGACCCATGCGCAGATTTCCGAGCGGACCGACCTTCCAAAGCCGACGATTTCGCGCCTGACCTACACGCTGTGCGAATTGGGCTACCTCAGCCACGGCGGGCGCAACGACCGGTTTCGTCTTGGCCCCGCCGCGATCGTTCTGGGGGCTGTCGCCAATCAGGCGGTCCGCTTTGTCGATCAGGTGGACGAGGCGATGCAGCGGCTGGCCAATGACACCGGCACGCTGGCGCTGATCGCGGTGCGCGACGGCGACCGCATGATGCTTGTCCGCACATGGCGGCCCGAAACCGCATCGACCATTTGGCTGGAACCCGGCCACCGGATCCCGATGAACAGCTCTTCGTCGGGGCTCGCGTTTCTCGCCGCGCTGGACGACGAGCGGTTCGAGGCGCTGGAACCCTCGGACGAACTTCGTGGTTTCCGCAACGACGGGTACAGCCAGCTTGTCGGTCGCGGCTTCGCCATTGTCCCCGACGAGGCGCGCTTTGCCACGACCGTGAATGCCGTCAGCGTCCCCTATTTCGCCGAGGAGTTCGGCGAGGCTGTCGCCTTTACCTGCGGTGCGCTGCCCGAAAACCTGACGCGGGACCGGATGATGCATGACGTCGGCCCGGTGCTGCATAAACTCGTACAAGGGCTGGAACGACGTTCCGGCCGCGCGTCGGCACTGGTTCGACGCGGATAG
- the rpe gene encoding ribulose-phosphate 3-epimerase yields MSASRAIKIAPSILAADFANFGAECAAACAQGADWIHVDVMDGHFVPNITFGPATCAAIRPHISGVMDVHLMISPVDAYIEDFVRAGADILTAHVEAGPHIHRTLQAIRASGAKAGVALNPGTPAEAVAHVLDLADLVCVMTVNPGFGGQKFIDMSAKIRTLREMIGDRPIHIEIDGGVDPTTAPIVAGAGADVLVAGSAVFRGGSVDNPAPYGENIRAIRAAAEGTWV; encoded by the coding sequence ATGTCCGCTTCCCGCGCGATCAAGATCGCCCCCTCCATCCTCGCCGCCGATTTCGCCAACTTCGGGGCCGAATGTGCCGCCGCTTGCGCGCAGGGCGCGGACTGGATCCATGTCGATGTGATGGACGGCCATTTCGTACCGAACATCACCTTCGGTCCGGCGACCTGTGCCGCGATCCGCCCGCACATCAGCGGCGTCATGGACGTGCATCTGATGATCTCTCCGGTCGATGCCTATATCGAGGATTTCGTCCGTGCAGGCGCCGACATCCTCACCGCTCACGTCGAGGCAGGGCCGCATATCCATCGCACCCTGCAGGCGATCCGCGCCAGCGGCGCGAAGGCGGGTGTGGCGCTGAACCCCGGCACGCCGGCAGAGGCCGTGGCCCATGTGCTTGATCTGGCCGATCTGGTCTGCGTGATGACGGTGAACCCCGGCTTCGGCGGACAGAAATTCATCGACATGTCCGCCAAGATCCGCACCCTGCGGGAGATGATCGGCGACCGTCCGATCCATATTGAGATCGACGGCGGCGTCGATCCGACCACAGCCCCAATCGTCGCCGGTGCCGGTGCGGATGTGCTGGTCGCGGGATCAGCCGTCTTTCGCGGCGGGTCCGTCGACAATCCAGCACCCTACGGGGAAAACATCCGCGCGATCCGCGCCGCCGCGGAAGGCACCTGGGTCTGA